The sequence below is a genomic window from Neodiprion pinetum isolate iyNeoPine1 chromosome 7, iyNeoPine1.2, whole genome shotgun sequence.
CGGCATGTTATGTGAGAAACAGATGTGTAACAAATACTCTGAAAGGGCAAACACCTCACAAGGTATGGAAGGGGAATACGCCTACGGTTGggtattttcaagttttcggGACAAAAGCGTTTGTGGTTGACAATGAACCGCGGAAAGGAAAATTTGAGTCCAGATCGAAAGAGGGAATTTTCGTAGGGTATTCCACTCAATCGAAGGCATATCGTGTGTGGTTACCGGAATCACGTAAAATTGTTGTGAGTCGCGATGTAAAGTTCGTGGGTGAAATGGGAGTCAATCGCGAGTCTCAAGAGTTTTGGGAGCAAGAAACAACAGATAAAATTGACGCGCCGGAATCGAATGAACGCGAGTCAGAAATCGTACAGCATCAGGATCAACGGAGTATTATCAAACGACGACACCACACGGAGGTTCTACCAAGAATATCGGAGCGGGCGCCTAAACGAAGAACATCGGAGGGAGATTCTCCAGTATTAGCTCGACTTCGACATGCAAAACGTGGAAGGGGACGGCCAACTTTGGTACGTTCTGGGTCAGTCGGAAGACCGAGGAAAATATACCAACCGGCGGCAGCTGATGATGACTGCGAAGTCACCGAGGACGAGGTTTCAGCCGGAGAGAGTGGTGAGGACGCGGAGGTCTTCGCAGAGTGCAATTTAACTGTGACACACGTTCCAGTCACTTGGCAAGAAGCGAGTCAAACAGAGGACGTAAAGGTTTGGGAAAAGGCTCTCGAGAATGAATACTTAGCACAGATGCGTAACGCTACTTGGGAGATCGTACCAAGACCGCAAAAGCGAAACGTCATCGGGAGTAGATTCGTGTTCGCTACCAAGGACAACGGGGTAAGCACGAGAAAAGAAAGTGCGTCTAGTGGCAAAAGGCTGTTCACAGCGTCCAGGGGAGTATTTTCAAGAAACATACTCTCCAGTTGCTAGGTCAACATCGATAAGATTATTAACAGCGTTGGCTGCAGAACTGGGCCTGCAAATTTATCAAATGGACGTGGTGACGGCATATCTCAACGGAGAATTAAAAGAAAACGTATATATGGAGGTACCGGAGCAGTTACGAGAATTGTTAgcaaaaattgtagaaaaacaaCAGGTCGGTTCGAGTGCGGAGTTAGTTCGGAGCGAGGACGTAAAAAGAACGTCAATGCGATGGCTCACAGCGCTGAATAAACATCAAGATAGCGTGTGTTTACTAAAAAACGCACTATACGGGTTAAAACCGTCGGGGCTTCACTGGTACCGTAGATTATCGGCGAAATTGGAGGAATTGGGCATGCAACCAACGAAACAAGACCCATGCATGTTCATATCGAGAAAGGGTAAACACTTGATGATATTAACTGTTTACGTCGACGACATTCTAATTGCAACGAACGACATATGCTGGTGGAAAGAGGTGAAGAAGTCTTTGGCAAAATCGTTCGAGATGAAAGATCTGGGACTAGCAAGTCGTTGTCTGGGTATCGAGTTTCACCAAGACACGAAAAATCACAGTGTTTACATCACACAGCGACAGTATACAGAGGCTATATTAGAGCGGTTCGGCATGCAAGATTGTAAAGCGGTCAAAACACCGATCGACACAAACATATCGCTAACGAAACCAGAAAGGGCGAACGAGAGACTAATGCAACAATATCCGTATCAACGTCTCATCGGGGCTTTGATGTACCTTGCAGTTTCAACAAGACCGGACATTGCTTATGCGGTGAACTTCATGAGCCAATGTAATACGAATTTCACTGTCGAGCATTGGGTAGCTGCGAAAAGAATCCTCAGGTATTTGAAGGGAACGGTAAACTACGGATTAATGTACCAAAGGACAAATGAGCAGTTGTATGGAGCAGTCGATGCAGACTGGGGGTCGAACACAATCGATCGACGATCGTATTCGGGATATGCTTTCATACTCGCGGGGGCAGCGGTATCTTGGGAAGCACGTAAGCAACGTACCGTAGCTTTGTTGAGCGTGGAAGCAGAATATATGGCAATTTCGGAAGCGACCAAGGAAGCAATTCATCTTCGAGGTATTTTACGAGGGACAGAGTGGTTACCAGAGAAAACTACGATCTACAACGATAGTCAAGGTGCACAACGATTGTTGTACAGCAATACAATACATCCCGCAAGAACGAAGCATATTGACTTGCGTCATAACTTCATTCGAGATCATTGTAAAGCAGGCGAAATTGAACTTCAATACATGTCAACCAATGAGATGCCAGCAGACGTGTTGGCGAAAGGTTTGACGGGACAAAAAATAACTGTCAAATCGGTTTGGGCATGGTTGAATTATCGAAGTAAGATTTTTCGAGCCTATGACTTCGAGGGGAGGTGTTGGTAATACGAAGCAGCTGGCTCAATCTACCGAGATCTAGCTCGGAAAGTTGTGTCACGTGATAGAGTGATAGATGGGCGAACGACCTACCGTGCCTATGAGAAATATCAGTATTGCGAGAGCCGTTGCGGCGTGtactcaaataaataaaactgtgTATTCATAATCTCCTGCGAGTTTATTTACCCTCTAATAATAACCTTTGCCCCATTGGTTTctagtattgaaaaaatcaaacattttGTCAATACATCGAACAAAACGAACAGTTGCTTTAGAACCCTGGAATTGCGACAATTTCAAAACATTACAACAAAATTCTGTAACGTCCGCTACACTTGAGCTTAATGTTTGCGCTGCTAAATATACCCTcatgatatttttgtttaaatctaCATGATGCAAACGCAACTTATGTCCTAAACGTAAACCGTCTTCCTGTTGAAAGGTAGTAAGACTTTCTATAAAACGCCATTCTATTCTACAATTATCTCCATCTGAGTGTTTTATATTCTGCGATGCAATTCTGAGCGTTCTTCAGCATATGTGAAGGATCCAAAAACGCATTAACAGGGAGTTCACCAGCTACTGGATGTTTAAAGCACGGAGGTGGATCTGACGGGTGCATATGCATATTTACTCCTAGCTTCTTGAGCATACTAAAATAGTCAGGGGGTCATCCATCGTCAGTGAGCAGATTTTAACACTAACTTTTTGTAGGCGAATTAAAGCTTCTGTAACAAGCGCCGCTTTTTTTTGCATTCAAATGATTAATTACGAAATATCCAATCGGGATTTTCCTGCTAGAATCTAGGGTTACTGCCATTAGGACGAAGCTTTCTTTAGCTACGGGCAGATCATCTCCAGTTTCATTATATAAGCCAAAATCAACATAGCCCCGCTGATTACCATCCCTTCCTCTTTGAAAGCCTCTTTTAATCCCCATTTCATCCATCATCACAGCACATATGATTTGCTTTCCATCCTGATTTGCTTTTTCAACCTTACGTTGCAAAGTATTAATGCATTCCTCTGTAAAACCTGGCTCTGCATCGATGTTAGCATACCATGTTCTTAGTATATTAGGATGAGGAAAAGCTAACTCAAAAGTATCCCTAACGTAGTCGTAAGCCTTTGGCGAATAGAAATGAAGGGTGAGTGCGAAGAAACGAAGCTGaggtgaatatttttcctGAGTTAATGGACCCCTCTTATAAGTAGCTACCTTGCGTGAGAACAGTTCAAAAGGTGTCTTATTGTACGATGATAAGCAATCCAATGCAATTGGTGAAACTAGCTGTAGATCTCTTGACTTATCATCCTCACTTTTTAAAGGATTCCCTGGCATCTTGTAGTTACCTTTCTGCAAGAACTCTTACGCTTACAGGTCCTTGGAGTGTCATCATATCGATGGTCATGCAATATTGCATTTTTCCGAGCAGCAGTTGAGGGAGTATGTTGTCCCGCACAAGCTGGTTCATCTGCAGGTGATATAGTGTTTCTGTCAGGGCCTAAATATTGAGCAGAGTTATGTCAAACTATTTTGCAATTAACAATTCTGAAGAATTAATTCTTATAATATTGAAACACGATATTGGTACAGGTTGGAGAATTCGTTGATAAACATTCGTTTCCTACATTACTTATCTAGTATGGATATAATCACTGATGTTGATTCACTATTAGCCTTTTGTGATAATAATTGTGAATCAATATCACAGTTCGACGAAGTGACTCTATTGTGTGCGACAGATTGGTCCTTCTTCATATGATATTCTATAAAAATGACATGCCACAATGCTATTTTACACATAGGTATACTACAAGTTTAGCAAATATGTTTGCTTTCGTTGGAcaacttggaaaatttttcttctagtTTGCGTTTTTTTGGCGGAGTTGAGTCTACATTAAATTGTTCAGGAAAAGTTGTAGGGACGCTCCGTTGCTTCGAATATATCCTGATGAACTTCTTATCCAAACATTCTGATGTGAAATGATCAGAACGtagaacgatatttttatttgttcacaAGTTCACTTTTGCCAAATATTTAGACAGTTGGGCACCAGGCTTTAAAGGCCGAAAGGAACGATATCCAGTAATTTAAATAGTCATCAtacgaaaatagaaagaaagaaaaaaaaagaatagctGCTCTCAGCCGTTAACCTTGACCTCGCAGGATGCTCAGTTGTCAGGTTGGTAGAGGGGAGCGTGCAGGCGATGagtaaaacaaaacatatgggctattccgcgtcaaccggatcagttatccctcagatatttttttaatttggcatgtggattgtgtaggggaacttagatttttgtgccaaagcacgaatctcataatgcaaaattcgattttttattaacaataacaaataagactcccatttttttcaaaaattcataacttcggcaaaaaattagatacaatatttttttttcaaattacgcggaaagctccatggaatttaaaacaaaatacgaaatggtgaaaaaaagttgtgatcaattgtttatttgacaattaatttttcaacgatttttaaaacagtgactgagacgaccaaaaaattttttttaaaattctgacatctTCCtggaactgtactacaacctgtgaattaattccagaggggtgtttttcttcgttttcgagtaaaaaatcatcaaaggtgtcgatgcgcatgaaattgcggcgcgccgagtctctacgtagtGGGGGGCGGCCGGATGCCGTCCACCGCTGCCCCGCGGTgacgtcgcagcgttattttagaatcatttttacgatgtaggacatgattggagaatctgaaaaaaatactgtaccttcacaaggcctgctcaaagcgatatatgaagtttcaagaatgtgcttttcaccgtttttttattacagagattcaaaataacggttacacaccatgagagtgcacataaatgataatatttacataacttgctacttattttggTACTTATAATCACCCCCGAAGATATGTGGAAGCTGCGAAATGAACGcacttacaattatatatttcatacaaataaatcGCTTATTTTATGGATACAATCTATTAATCTTTGATCAAACTGAGCATTGAACTTAGAAATGTGAGCAGAAGTTTTCGTCATAACTTACGTGGCTATCTTGGCGCATAGATTTACAGGTGAATGACTCATCAGAGGAAGAGTAAACCCTACATTCTACAGTTTTTATTGACAGAGGTAAAAATTAACGGAATTGTCGAGTGCCTTCGACCGTTATTGCTTGGTTTAATCGCggcttcaataatttttcatgttcttcATGTTCGCTATTGCTGCAGAAGTCGaatgtgatatttttcaatgcactcacaaaaatatgattttcattCGGCCGCTGTAGGCTTGCACGTGCAGCAAATCTTTTCACAGTTCCACCAATGCCATCACATGGAATTTTTCCATGTGACGTTGCAAAGAAATGCCATTCAGCCTCGACATTGAAGTCGTCAAAATGATGAGTCAAATTAATGaagttacttttatttttatattgtgcACTAGCACCGccagtaaaataaatcattttcttgatAACTTCACTACCGAAGAACTCAAAAAGCCTACTGATTAGTTTCTTCTGGAACAGATGGACCGCGACTGTATTATGTTGTAGATTTTCTGAGATAATAACGAAGCTCTTATGCTTTAAGTGCTCATTTTCAACACAATGCACAACAAAAGGATGGATGGTAGCTTTATTGTTATTCCAGTGgaagctttgaatttcatcttgAACAACAAATGCATAGTTTTCAGCAAAGTCAGCCAAAACTAAGAACTCCCCTGGTTGTAGACGACTTTTTCTGTCTTTCAAATATGCACTTTGCTGTTTAGCGATGAAATCATGTTTCTTGAGGGCTATCGTCTGTTCCTTTAGCGTCTCGAGGAACGTTTCCATTTCTTGCGTGATCGTTTCTAAAACAGATCGATCCGTATGAGTCCACCGTTTGTAGCTGATACTTTCTACGAAATTATCGTCGAATAAACTTTCCATTTCATGTGTAACCATATCAAAACTTGGACAACTGCTACAATCACCGAGATAGCACAAAGGATTGGGAGAGTTacacgatatctgttttatcaAATCGTGGTACGTTCTTTTGaatgtctgacaaattgaGCTAACCGCCATCAACATAAGTTTCACATTCTGGTGTATTTTGCAAACACAAACTGTATGTGTTCCTGTTGGTCCAGCTAAAATACACTGCTTTGGGCGGAGTTCCGCGAATTTTgtgaaaacaatttcatcATTCGGATGCTGTTGCTTGAACGCGGCGTAAGCTTCCTGCAGATCACACAAGCAAGTCGTTTTTGAACCTGATGTTTTGAACCATCCACATCGCGAAGATTGACACAATATTTCTGACCAGGCATGATCCGACTTATCTCATCAGAACAGTAAAATTCCACTACATGAGAGACAACATCATCACAAAGAGTGCGAGATGGTCTTGGATCTAGGGAGGATCCAAATCCACGCTcactttgcaatattttagcTTTACGAGCCATTCTATATGAACAATCAAATTGTAACTCCAATTCTCTGATGGACCAACTACGACGAGTCATtgtgagatatttaattttgtccGCGACACAATTCACGTTGATAAACAATTCATTCATATCACACAACAATTCTTGCCCGATATCATTCTCAAGAAACATTTTCACACTGCTCTGTTCGCTAATTTGTGAAGGTGAATCAAGATCGTCACCACTCGCATAATTATGATTCATATCAATCACCTCGTTTTTATCAGATGGAGTAATTGTGTtgcatttgtacaattttattcgacaatCCATGCACACATATTCTCCTAGGTCCAGAAACTTTTTCCGTAATGCTAGTGTCACTGACTCTACCAAATTTCACACCCAATTATGGCCAACCCTTTGGAAAGGATTACAGCACCGTTTAACAACTATTGTAGACATTGCTTTCAGAAATGAATTACTTGTGTGAAGAATGAGACGATATATTGCACTGATCGATACACTGGTATTAGATTGAATGTTATGCATTTTGAAATGCTCGAAATTTATATTCGTTCAGAATAGTGCTTCACCCACCCAACAACCCTTCTGATTGGTTGAATTCCACCAATGGGGCTAACATAATGCAGGTGCAATTCAGTGTACCTGATTTTAGTGAATCTATTTGCTTGAATTCTATTAATTGGCATTTGGTGATGAAACGATACGTgggtctatatatatatattcaaaaatacgCGCCCTAGCAAAGGAATACGTAAATCACAGGGGCAAAAGTAAACAGTATTTTTGGAACGATCTTGACCAGACGTTCCGGCAAACGACGGAcgaatctctctctctgttaGAGGACGTCACGCCGTGAGGTCGTCTCGGACACTCACATACTAATTCAGATTCAATTCCCAATTTCACATAACTCGGACAAAATCCGTTTCGTTCAAAAAACTTCGTTGATTGTTACGAATCATCGACTTGACCAACTTCATCTCGGAGCCTGTGGGCCATTGAAAATCAGGAGTTTCATCCCGGTGAAATTCAGCGACGACTCATTGCCGGGGACCTGCCGCCAAAATCCAGGAAATCATCTACGGAGCCGCTGAGCCACCAACAATCAACCAAAGGACTACGAGCTAAGTTAACCCGACATCGAATCGTAGGCGTACTGTGCCACATTCGATGTTTCTGCGAAGCTTGAATAGCACCTGATAGatttaccaaaaatttctttttatgccacatgattttcattttgagtTTCTTGATAGTGAATCTGAGTAAAACCAATTACCAGTTTCCCAGTCATCTCTGGAACGTAACCTGCATGCAgggacatttttattttacgtgtTTGAATAAATGAGGCGTGaatgcttgtttttttttatctcgagCCATTGTAAGCTCCCACAGTGCGTGTTGCGCTCCGAAAGTTATATATATTCCgtaatttcaaaatgaatCGGATACCTTTCGTCATAATCCAAATCTTGGTTATCATCCATgttaaatgtaataaatactAAATTTTCTTGGGAACTTGGACAGAATTGATAAGATTCAACTTATCAAAATTTGCAACGTTTCGttggtttcatttattttccaacttcaTCAGGCAAGCTGTAACAAATGTACATAAACTTTAAAATTAAGTTGCATAAAACAATAGACATGATACATGTAAGTtacaaattcagaaataataaactaaacaaaattacaaaatatttacttttgagGTTAAATCCTCGTTAAAATCCTTTGGTCCATAACACCAAgtcaaaaatatgtttgaatAAGACTAGACAGatatatacaaaattataaattcattctgccaataaatcaatttaaataaaataaaatggacaAATATAAACAATGATGGACAAATACACATGTCAAACGTAGTGACTCTTAAATCACAGACTGTACTACTCTCACACAGTGTGATAGTACGTGTGGAGCTCGCATTATCTATATTGTCAACATGATTCTATTGTCCATGACTAGTACTATTCATATTGCGCGCGAAAGTTCAAACtctaagtaaaataaaaataattactgtGACTTCACTAAATCCTTAACATCATTCATCAGGTCACTGTAAATTGTACTAAGGTTTTGCGTGTCGGATCTAAAATTGACACAATTCATCGccttaataaaaatcatttcacttAGATTTCTCTTcatgtaatttttctccaGATCTAAAATCTCAACATCCTCGAACTGAAAGTTATGACCATCCTCAACAAAGTGATGTTCCGCTAATgctgttttgttgttttttatgGACTTCTCAGGTCTGCAGTCAAGTTTATGTTGTCTCACtctggtttttaatttttgcctGGTCTGTCCAACGTACCATTTCCCACACGAGCACGGAATCCTGTATACCAGGCCAGATCTATCTTCTTTCTCCACTTTGTCTTTTAGCCGGGAAAATAGATCCTTAACCTTGAATACATTATAGAATACCAACTTGCAGTTGGTGTATCTAAATAAAGATCCCAGTCTTGGTGACAAGCCTTTTATGTAAGGAAATCTGCTAAACGACCAATTCCTGTTGACATTGTTGCTCCTGATGTTGTTTCTAATCCTCTCGGACACAATTTTCTCACACTTGCTGATGACCTTGTTTGGATAATTGTTAGATGACAGTAATCTTCTAACCATGCGAATACTTTCCTTGGTCTTGTTCACATGACTCAAGCGCATGTCTCTGTTCAAAAACCCTTTTACAACCCCCAATTTCTGGCTCAATGGATGAttggaattaaaattcaaaattcttccTGAGCTGTACGGTTTCTTGAACCAAGAAGTTATAAGGTCACCATCTTCTGATCTTTCTAACGTTGCAAATTTTGATAAGTTGAATCTTATCAATTCTGTCCAAGTTCCCAAGAAAATTTAGTATCTTTCGTCATAATTTTGCGAATATTCTGTTTGGCCTCTGCACCCAATCCGAATATCCACATTCAtctcaattattcaaatgttaaCAAATTGTGGCGAGAATCACGGAATTTAAGCCGAAGAAGCATCGTCACAGTGACGTGTCTTCGACTGATTGAAGAATAGAATGACCAAATGACCCCTTCGCGGAATCGAGGTGGTGACCCGGACTACCTGGATAATAAAGGATTTAGGTGACGCATGCATAGGTGCAGGTATTCCATATCCTGGAACAACCCTTGACCTGTGTCCGTAATTCATGCGTGAATCATAATGCGTCATAACAGATTTTGAATCtctaataaaaaaacggtgaaaaacacattcttgaaacttcacttatcgctttgagcaggccttgtgaaggtacagtatttttttcagattcttcaatcatgtcctacatcgtgaaaatgattctaaaataacgctgcgacgccaccgcggggtagcggtggacggcaaccggccgcccgccattacgtagagactcggcgcgccgcaatttcatgcgcatcgacacctttaatgattttttactcgaaaacaaagaaaaacacccctctggaattaatttacaggttgtagtacaattcaaggaacatgtcagaatttaaaaaaaaatttttggtcgtcCCAGTCActattttaaaaatcgttgaaaaattaattgtcaaataaacaattgatcacaacttttttttaccatttcgtattttgttttaaattctatggagctttccgcgtaatttgaaaaaaaaaaatattgtatcttattttttgccgaagttatgaattcttgaaaaaaatggaagtctaatttgttattgttgataaaaaatcgaatttcgcattatgagattcgtgctttggcacaaaaatctaactccccctacacaatccacatgccaaattaaaaaaatatctgagagatgactgatccggttgacgcggaatagcccatatgcATGCGACAAAAGAGGTTAATGGTAAGATAGATAATTTATTGGCGGAGGGTACGGTAGGTCTCGAAAATCAGCCAGTCAAGCATATATATGCGACAAAAGAGGTTGATGGTAAAATAGATCATTTATTGACGGAGGTTAAGGTAGGTCTcgaacacacacacacacatacgcacGCATTGATTTAAAGTAATTTCACACGAAAACCCGAGGGATGATGCAACAGGTCAAGCAACCGACAATGGCGGCTTCGAACGGTGGCGTCGTATTTTTAGGGAACAAGTTTAATGGATAAATCTTAAGAAAATAACTCGGAGAGTTGTGCGGAACGAAAGCTTACTTAAAAAATATAGATCCA
It includes:
- the LOC138191314 gene encoding uncharacterized protein — translated: MRLSHVNKTKESIRMVRRLLSSNNYPNKVISKCEKIVSERIRNNIRSNNVNRNWSFSRFPYIKGLSPRLGSLFRYTNCKLVFYNVFKVKDLFSRLKDKVEKEDRSGLVYRIPCSCGKWYVGQTRQKLKTRVRQHKLDCRPEKSIKNNKTALAEHHFVEDGHNFQFEDVEILDLEKNYMKRNLSEMIFIKAMNCVNFRSDTQNLSTIYSDLMNDVKDLVKSQ